The following DNA comes from Ignavibacteria bacterium.
GGTCTTTCTGGCTTATGGTTTTATTGGTTTATGGTTTTACTGGTTTACGGTCTTGTTCTGATCGTAAACTCCCATATTTCTCCTGTAACAGAAGCACCGTGATTATCTTTAGCTTTTATCTTCCAATAATAAGTAGAACCGGGAAAAGGAAGCATTCCAAGGTTGTACTGCGGGGTCAGAAGATTTGCAGCTATGGGTATTTCGCTTATAGGCAGCGATGAACCGACAAAAACATCAAACTTAAGTGTATCATTTATATCCGGGTCAGTGCTTTCCCAGCTTAATAATACGTCAGAGCTGTCATCTATTCCTGTTGAACTATCTGCCGGAACAGGATTTACAGGTACTGTTGGTGAATTATTCGTATTATTATTTACAGATGTATCGTCTTTTTTGCATCCATTGAAACTTAAAAACAGGGCTGTGCTTAAAAGTAAGCTAATGATGTGGAGTCTCATTTTTTTATGTGCATTGCACCTTTTGTAATGTTGGAATTAATGGAAAATAAAAAACTTATATCAGAAATTTTCCGTTATCCATTACCTGTTCGTCATCCAGCCAGATGCTGCAATCCACACTAACACAGTCAATGTGAGTTGTTGATTGCCAGTCTGCGCCTGTGTGTGCTGAATACGGATGGCCAAAAGCTATATGAATAGTTGGTAATTTTTCATCCTGTAAAATATGACCGATAACATGTTTGCATGCAATATTGGTGCCGATTGCAAATTCGCCAACACGGTTGCTGTTTTCATCAGTCATAGTGTAAGCAGTGAACTCTTCAAGCAGCTCTTTGTTAGAACATTCCATTTTTGTGATGCGTGAATCCTTAATCCATATCTTCAGCGGTGTATCTTTTATATCGCCGTATTTCTGGCAGAGGTAATCCCCTACTACTCCATCTACAACAAATACACCATTGCAGTTTTTTGGTGAAGTAAATATTTCACCGCCGGGCAGGTTGCCCCATTTTTCCACTGAAATTATTCCGCTGGTTTTAAGCCATTTAAGGTCATGCGAAAATTCACTTACCATATCTGTTCCAGCCGGACTCTTAATAGTAATAATCTTCGCCTTCCTTGCTTTTTCTATAAGCTTCTGTGAAAGCTCATCAACCTTCAGAAAATCAGCGCGCATTCCTTCGAGCATTATCTGCTTGTTGATATTCACCATATGCCCGTGGCGTATCTTATGCTTATCAACAACTTCGGTCATATCAATTCTTGAGCGAAGCTCGCCCGTATGGGCAATTGCGCAGAATATACTTACCTGTGACTTCGCGAGGTCATCAAGTATCGGCTGCGGCATGTTTTTAAGAGGCCTCGAAGCATAATCTTCAATTACCATTAAGCTGCACTCAGCGCCTACTTTATTCACTTCGGCAACGAGTGATGAAGCTATTTCAAGGGATTCATTATCGGTTATGATAGTAATTCTTTCTTCCGGCTGAAGCCTTAAACAAACAACTATCGCATTATGTGCACCCTCAGAAAGTTCTTTATCAAAATCAACAACTGTATGCATTTGATCCATTAAGTAAAATGTATTTTTATATTATTATTATTAAATTTTTATCAGCTTAAACCTAAATGTGTTTCATCTATTATATAATCTACCACTTTTTTAAGGCCTTCCTGGGTTCCATCCCACTTTGAAAGCTGCCTGTCTGCGCCGGTTCCGTTTTGCAGCATCTGCAATATGTAATTCACTTCTTCCCAGCTTCCAAGATCATCAACAACATCACTTATAAATGAGATAAGCTCCATAGCAAGAATTTTAAAATCCACTTCTTCCTGCTTGCCAAAATCAATAAGCTTACCTTCAGTACCGTAACGCGCAGCGCGCCATTTGTTCTCGTTTATCAGCGCACGGCGGTATATCCTGAAACCGAGGTTCTGCCTCATCAGCTTGTATAGCTTAACAACAACAGCCTGCATCAGCGCTGCCAGGCAGATAGTTTCATCAACCCTCATTGGTATATCACACATGCGGAACTCTAGAGTATTAAAATACGGATGAAGCCTGATATCATACCAGATCTTCTTGCCGTTATCTATGCAATTGGTTTTAATTAAAAGATTGACGTAATTATCAAATTCCGTAACGGTATCGTAATAATCAGGGATACCTGTTCTTGGGAATTTATCAAATACTTTTACGCGGTAAGATTTAAATCCAGTATTCCTTCCAAGCCAGAAAGGCGAGTTTGTTGAAAGAGCGAAGATATGAGGAATAAAATATCTTACAGCATTCATTATCTGAATACCGACTTCGCGGTTTGGAAGCCCGACATGCACATGCAGCCCGAATATCAGGTTTGCGCGTGCCGCTTCCTGCATTTCATTTACAATTTCGTGATAACGCGGATGGTCTGTGATTGAAACTTCGTTCCAGTGAGTAAACGGATGAGTGCCGGAAGCCGCTATTCTGAATCCCGCTTCCTTTGCAAGTGAAGCCAGGTTAGAGCGAAGACTCGTAACTTCATCACGCGCCTCATGGATATCACGGCATATTTTTGTACCTACTTCAACCACTGATGCATGCATTTCAGGCTTTATCTGTTCTTTTAAGAATACTTTGCCTGAATCTACGATTTGCTGCATATGAGAAACAAGAGCCCTTGTTTTGGGATCAACCAGCATGAACTCTTCTTCGATACCTAGTGTAAAAATATGCTTATCCATAATTTTTATATTGTTGAATTACAATCTATATAATTAAGATTAATAAAGCAATATATGGCGTTATCATTCCCGTATAAGCGGGAATCTCAATTTATAATATTAAAATATTACTTCCAGTTAAAAGTTTGCTGAAGTATCTCCG
Coding sequences within:
- a CDS encoding aminopeptidase, with product MDQMHTVVDFDKELSEGAHNAIVVCLRLQPEERITIITDNESLEIASSLVAEVNKVGAECSLMVIEDYASRPLKNMPQPILDDLAKSQVSIFCAIAHTGELRSRIDMTEVVDKHKIRHGHMVNINKQIMLEGMRADFLKVDELSQKLIEKARKAKIITIKSPAGTDMVSEFSHDLKWLKTSGIISVEKWGNLPGGEIFTSPKNCNGVFVVDGVVGDYLCQKYGDIKDTPLKIWIKDSRITKMECSNKELLEEFTAYTMTDENSNRVGEFAIGTNIACKHVIGHILQDEKLPTIHIAFGHPYSAHTGADWQSTTHIDCVSVDCSIWLDDEQVMDNGKFLI
- a CDS encoding carboxylate-amine ligase, coding for MDKHIFTLGIEEEFMLVDPKTRALVSHMQQIVDSGKVFLKEQIKPEMHASVVEVGTKICRDIHEARDEVTSLRSNLASLAKEAGFRIAASGTHPFTHWNEVSITDHPRYHEIVNEMQEAARANLIFGLHVHVGLPNREVGIQIMNAVRYFIPHIFALSTNSPFWLGRNTGFKSYRVKVFDKFPRTGIPDYYDTVTEFDNYVNLLIKTNCIDNGKKIWYDIRLHPYFNTLEFRMCDIPMRVDETICLAALMQAVVVKLYKLMRQNLGFRIYRRALINENKWRAARYGTEGKLIDFGKQEEVDFKILAMELISFISDVVDDLGSWEEVNYILQMLQNGTGADRQLSKWDGTQEGLKKVVDYIIDETHLGLS